AAAGGAATTCCATCAATTTTTATTTTCCATTTATTTAGTATGTTTTCTTAATGAAATCCAAATTATTAACTAACAGATGGAGGGCAGCGGATCGAAGGAGGCGGAGATGGAGGGTAGCGGCGGAAATTGGAAGACTAAGATGGTGACTATGAGGTTGGACAAGAGGTCCATTGATAGTATTGTGAAGCGCCCCCCTGTCAAGCCTTTCACCTTCCCTACCCCCATTCCCAACCTCCGAGGTATCTTTGCTAGGGAAATCAGCAACTATGAGGTTGAGTGTGAGTTCCATGAGTACTTGCGCCGCCAGTCCATCATCAGCGGGTATGCTGATTACCAGCTAGAAGTCACCGATGATGAAGCCGAATGACCACAAGTTGGTGTAGCACTATTGTCATGTGTGGTTGGTGTGGTAACGAGTTAAGGCTGCCTAGCATAATAATAATTTTAGTATAAGTGATGAACCTTTTGGTTTGTTTCAGAAATATTCAGCTTTGTTAGATTGTACTAGTATTTAAGTTGTAAAAAGTGCTATCTTTTGTGTGTTCACCCTTGTGTCATTGTCATATGAGTAGCTTGCTACTGATGTTCTTCTCACACTTAAATACTTATAAAGTTGATGTGTCATTGTCATATGAGTAGCTTGCTACTGATGTTCTTCTCACACTTAAATACTTATAAAGTTGATATATATTTTCCTAGAACTTGATTCAGATGTTATTTAAACGATCTCCAACCAGCCACCTTGGCATCATTGTCATATGAGTACCTTGCTATTGATGCTATTCTCACATCTTAAAGACTTTGTAGCTATATTTTCCTAGTGCTTGATTCAGATGTTATTTAAACGAGCTATTGTTGATGTCTCCAACCAGCGCGGCGGCTGTGGTTGTTCCAACCAGCCGCTCTATTGTTGTTGTAACTAATCCAGAAAATATTTGATACAGATCAAAACTGAAGAAATGACATGTTATGGCATTCATCCAGTTCAATAGATTTTGACTTTTAGTGAACTAAAAATGGAACATACTTTAGAACATGTATCATAAGAGTTCAAGTCAAAACAGCACTGAATATTATATCACCGACTACAAATGTCTGAAAGTTTGCACGCTGTTGTTTACAGCTCTTCCAAATAAGTCTCCCGAAACCAAAAGGAGCGCATTATTAATTTTGATCGAGCAGCCTCGACCACCAGTCCCTCCTCTACCGTCACTACCCccatttgaaaaagttgttGCAAATCCTATTGTTCCACCAAGAAAAGGCAATATGGTCCTTCACCGGAGACAAGTAAGTCGACTTCTCCCACACCATTCTCAGTAGCATCTCTTCAGCAATATACAAATAGTTTCAGAGAGGAGAATGTGATAAGAGAGAGCAGAATAAGAAAGGTTTACCTAGCAGAGCTTCATGATTGCAAGGTATGAAGTATTACCTATCTCGATGAAAGAGCAGCCAGTTCAGTTCAAGTATTACAAAATGGAAATCAGGTCACGCCAACGTTGTCAAAATGGAAATAACTGGGTTCCAATTAAAATTCCGATTGACAAACCAAGTAATCATTTCTTATTTTAGAAATACTAGAGATAGAGATATTTTACAACACTGCAAGAGCTTCGTCTCTTCCCATTTACTATCTGCTAGCTATTTCCTCCTTGAGTATCTCTTGGTTGTTCTCCTCCCACGCATAGTATGTATTCTCTCGAGTCTCGAATATATTTGTGCACATATAGTTTCCTTATCCAAACGGTGGAATATAATCCCACAAAATAACTGATGCGGCTAGATTAAACGAAACAAGCAGCAAGCAAGATCTAATCCAACGAAGGTGTGAAGGACCGgacaggcgaccagaggggggtgaatgggagcctcaaATCCGATTCAAAAACGGAGAGAAAAAGGTCCCGATTACACCTGACATGCCTCGAACGGTGAGTATCAGTACCGGTACTAATCAGGACGGCTATCGGCACTAGAAATACCCACGCTCAGTAGCCGGAACACACACGAGGAAGCAAAACAGTGAAAAACTCGAACAAAAGACTCGCCCACTTGCAGAAACTCACAAGAACCGGTCAGAGAAAAATCACTAATGCGAAACCATCTCAAGTACTCAAGCAAAGAGGGGTTAGTCCACAGAAAAACAAAACTAGAAACACTGGGAATAAAATCTAGCTAACACATGCTCAGCTAAActaatttttgttttgctttttctGGTTTTAGATTAAGCAGGAAAAAAAACTTAAAGCTCGAAAAGAATCTAGAGACAAAACATGAAACAAAGCCTAGAGCACAAGCTTAGAACATGATTCACTAATCACACAGAGCctaaaacaatcctagcaaaatcaACGGGAAAAGAAAAACCAAGTATGACATTTCATCGAACAGGATGTGAGCGAGAAACAACTTGCTGAAAATTAGCCTCATATTCACCTTTAATTTCCCACACAAAACACACACTTGATGCTTGACGTGGGCACCTGCACAGAGAAATCAAATGGCTCGATGGCCAagcagagaaagaaaaaaaaacctttgaCCTTGCTGAAGAAATTATAGAGCTTGCCGAAGCCCCGGCCGTGGATCAAACGTGTGCCTGCTCGCGATGCTGGTGCCTCACCCTGGTGCCGCGTGCTCTCCTACTACTGCAGCTTGCTAGCGGCCTGCTGTACAAGCCCGCCTGCCTCCGTGCGCGGGGGCCAAGAGCCGCAGGGGGCCGCGCGTCCCAGGTGCCGCTACTGGCTGCAACTGCTGCCTGGCACCTGCTGTGTGCGGCCGCTCCGGCCGTGGCTGACAGCAGCCGGCGGCCCGCCTGGCCCCGCAGCAGGAGCAGAACGCCGCTGCAATGGTGGCCTCCACCTGCTGCTGGGAGATCACCCCAGAGGGCACCGTTCTCCCTGCGCGCACGAAGCTTCCTGAACTGCAGAAACAAAACAGCCAAAGAGGGGAAAGAAACACAAGTAGAAAAACAACTCGATTCAATCCAAATCAAAAACCCCAGAGGGCacaggagggaagggcctccattCCCGGATCCAATTTCAGAATAAAATCTCACAGATTCATGATGAAATTCTAACCctagagagaggaggaaggaggggaacaagaagaacaaaagaaaaacagaaGGGGGCGATGGGAGAGAGAAGGAGCCCTCGTCAGGTGCCGTGCCCCCCTTTCTCTTCTACTCAAGTCTCCAACTTAATTACTAAATTACCCCTACACTAATAATTAATTCTATTACACGCCCGGGGGTATTTTCGTCCATCTTTTTCTCGGAGCATCCAACGAACCCGGCGACTTCACGACTTTGCTTCGCCTCGACGCAATCTTTGCGACCCTGCCACCTGTCCTTTGATCTCCTCGGGCTCTCCACCCCGATTCCCGCCGGAATCCTTCCTCGAGTTTTGCGGCCCAAACCCGGAAACCGTCCATCGATCTCCCGATCCTCGATACATGTCATCGCCGTCCTCGAGCGCCCAACGCCAAGAGTTCTCGAGCCTCCGCTCAACTTGCGCGACCGCCGTCTTGACTCGGTCAACACGGTCAACCCATGTAGTCTTGCGCTCGTCGATGTCCCCAGACGTCAGTCACCGTGACTAGTCGTCTGGCCTCCTGGTCCCTCGGTCCAAGCCCAGCATCCATCCTTCACCGCTCCCGGTCCATCGGCACGAATCCGCATGACCTTCACCTtcgccgccgaccaccgccTCCGACTTCCACGCCTGCGCACCACAAGCCAAGAAACACGTTGCACGACACGACTCAACACGACTCATGCCACGGTTAGTCCACACCCTCAACCAGACGCGTTCGACCGttgacaatcactcatcatcaAACTCGAACCACAAGGGCACATATCAACCTTGTGTTCGCAAGGTGCCCGTCGCAAGAGGGGGGCGCTAATTGGTGAGCCCGCGCGCCAGAAAGAAAGCTAGCACTCGATCTCCGACAGTGCAAGCATTTCCTTTCTAGGAAACATTTCTCATCCCTAATTTCCTAGCTCTGAAAATTTATAATTGATGAACATAAATTTTAAGCATAAATTTTGTTTCCAAATAACTTCCTAGCGAACATTTTTTTTAGCACAACTTTTATGATGCATGGAATTTTACACGTAACTTCTTTcaatcaaatttttacacaatatttttgaacataatttttcacaacatacAACTTATATGCATAACTTTTTTCTTTAGAAAATCTATCGAAAGATTTTATTAGTGTAACTCCCATGATAAGTTATCGCACAAGTTTTACGCATAGGTTCACTATCCAACTTTCCATGATAAGTTCTTGCACAACTTTTACGTATAAGTTCACTATCCAATGTTTCGAGAAAATATTATCTGGAAAACTTTTTGTGCAACCTCTATGCATAAGTTCACTATCCAACTTTTTGAGAAATATTTTTAGCATAAATTTGATGAAtcaattataaaaaaaacttcCTAGGAGATAACATAATAGAAGTCAAAAATACTGAAAAGGGAATATAGCACGTATTACATTTGATTTAATAGAACTCAAActtggaaaggaaaagaaaaaagaatatcAACTAATACGCGTGCCTATCACTCAGCATCACGTACGTACTCAGAAGTCAGAACTCTGCCTCATGCCTCAGCAGAGCACATCGTGCACCAACGAAAAGGAAGGAGCGCTCCGCGCCggataaaaaaaaaaggaagggaAGGAGCGCTCGTGCCGGTCGCATCGATTGCCGGCAAGATAAGTAGCGCGCGATTGTGGGAATAGGCAACGACTCGACGATCGACCTCCTCCTTGCGCCAGCCATGGACAAGCGCCGATCCGAGACGTGGTCGAGGTTCGTGACGACGAGCGCCCAAGCCACCCACTATTTCGAGGTGATCGATTTCTCACTGCTCGAGGGCTGGGGCGCCGGCTGGTACGTCAGCTCGAGGACCTTCACCGCCGGCGGCCGTGCCTGGAGCATCAGGCTCTACCCCGACGGGTTGAAGGAGGACAAAGCCGCCCATGCGTCGGTCCTCCTGTGCTTCGTCGGCGGCGCGAAGGGCGCCAGGACGAGGTACACTCTAGAGTTGCTGGAGAAAGACGGCGGGGTATCCGATCTCCAGGCCCAGGGCACAACCACCATGCTATCGCATACATTTAGGACGCCTGGTGCTACCTGGGGTTTCCCCAAGTTCGTAAAGAAATCCAAGCTGAAACCGCCGCTGCGCCCCAGCGGCGACGGCTTCACGATCAGGTGCGTTCTGACCGTCGTTGGGGAATCTGAACCTGAGGACGTGACCGCCATCGCCGTTCCGCCATCAGACATGCACCGGCACTTCGAGCACATGTTGAGGAACGGGAGAGGTGCGGACGTGGCGTTCGAGGTCGACGGCCAGTTGTTCCGCGCCCACAGATGCGTGCTCGCTGCGCGGTCTCCGGTCTTCGCGGCGGAGCTCTTCGGCTCGATGAAGGAGAAGGACACGGCGGAGCCGATCAAGGTCGATGACATGGAGCCCTGCGTCTTCGAGGAGCTGCTTCACTTCATCTACACCGACCGGATCTCCGGCGACAAG
This sequence is a window from Panicum virgatum strain AP13 chromosome 7K, P.virgatum_v5, whole genome shotgun sequence. Protein-coding genes within it:
- the LOC120640344 gene encoding BTB/POZ and MATH domain-containing protein 2-like, whose protein sequence is MDKRRSETWSRFVTTSAQATHYFEVIDFSLLEGWGAGWYVSSRTFTAGGRAWSIRLYPDGLKEDKAAHASVLLCFVGGAKGARTRYTLELLEKDGGVSDLQAQGTTTMLSHTFRTPGATWGFPKFVKKSKLKPPLRPSGDGFTIRCVLTVVGESEPEDVTAIAVPPSDMHRHFEHMLRNGRGADVAFEVDGQLFRAHRCVLAARSPVFAAELFGSMKEKDTAEPIKVDDMEPCVFEELLHFIYTDRISGDKRGTGDRNAAAQHLLVAADRYALDRLRLMCEAKLCRGIDARTVATTLALAEQHRCALLKDACLAFVASRDVLGAVMETDGFKHLAVSCPLVLVEILDKIVKGMSP